Proteins found in one candidate division KSB1 bacterium genomic segment:
- a CDS encoding nucleotidyl transferase AbiEii/AbiGii toxin family protein: MKLVDGLGTPFYLSGGTALSRHYFNHRYSDDLDFFLNNDSAYPEFVRLIFSALENAKITNAFRLDYLSNRRSENYTQIICVATTWY, encoded by the coding sequence ATGAAACTCGTCGACGGGCTCGGAACGCCGTTCTATCTATCCGGTGGTACGGCGCTGAGCCGTCACTATTTTAATCATCGTTACAGCGACGATTTGGATTTTTTTCTCAATAATGACTCTGCCTACCCTGAATTCGTTCGTCTGATCTTCAGTGCTTTGGAAAATGCAAAAATAACCAATGCTTTTCGGCTTGATTACCTTTCGAACCGGAGGTCGGAAAACTATACTCAAATTATCTGCGTCGCAACAACCTGGTAT